The Streptomyces bacillaris sequence TCGGCGCGGAGAACATCGCCCGTGGCCAGGCCGACGCCCAGGCCGTGATGGACGCCTGGATGAACAGCGAAGGCCACCGCGCGAACATTCTCAACTGCGACTACAAGACGATCGGCATAGGCGTCCACGAGGCCTCCGGCGGCCCGTGGTGGGTCCAGAACTTCGGCTTCTGACCCGTATAGCCCGTGTCCCGGGCGCCTGACCACTTACGCCCGTACAGCGCTCCCTCAGGGTGAGCGCTGTACGGGCGTAAGCTGGTGATATGGCCAGCGATACGGACGATCTCGCCTTCGACGTCTTCTCCCGGCGGTGCCCCTCCCGCTCCACGCTGGAGCACGCCACCGGACGCTGGGGCAGTCTGACGCTGGGCGCGCTGTACGAGGAGGGCCTGCGCTTCAACGAGTTGCGGCGGCGGGTCGACGGGGTCAGCGAGAAGATGCTGTCCCAGACGCTGCACGCCCTGGAGCGGGACGGGCTCGTCCTGCGGGAGGCCCAGCCGGTCAACCCGCCGCGGGTGGATTACGAGCTGACCCCCTTCGGGCGTGAGGTCGCCGGGCAGCTCCTCGGGCTGATCCGGCTCGTGGAGGGGCGGATGGACGAGGTCCTGGCCGCCCGGAGCCGTTACGACGAGGCGCGCGGCGGGCGCTGACAGCGCGGGCAGAAGTAGCTGGAGCGGTTCATCCAGGCGCGGCGGCGCATCGGCGTCCCGCAGCGGCGGCACGGCTCGCCCTCCCTGCCGTACGCGTCGAGCGAGCGGTCGAAGTAGCCGGACTCGCCGTTCACGTTGACGTAGAGGCTGTCGAAGCTGGTGCCGCCCTGGGCGAGGGCCGCGTTCATCACGTCCCGGGCGTGGCCGAGGAGTTCGGCGGACTTGGGGCGGGTCAGGGTCGCGGTGGGGCGGTCGTAGTGCAGCTTCGCGCGCCAGAGGGCCTCGTCCGCGTAGATGTTGCCGACGCCGCTGATCAGCGACTGGTCCAGGAGCGCGCGCTTGACCGTCGTACGGCGCAGGCGCAGGGCCGTGTGGAAGGCGGCGTCGTCGAAGAGCGGGTCGAGCGGGTCCCGGGCGATGTGCGCGATGGTGTCGGGCAGGCCGTCGGGGGTGGTGTCGTGGAGCGAGAGGCCGCCGAAGGTGCGCTGGTCGACGAAGCGCAGCTCGGTGCCGAGCGCGTCGTCGAACCGCATCCGGATCCGCAGGTGCTTCTCGTCGGGCGCGTCCGTGGGCTGCACCAGCAGCTGGCCGCTCATTCCGAGGTGGCCGAGCAGCGAGGAGGCGGCCTCGTCGAGCGGCACCCAGAGGTACTTGCCGCGCCGCATCGCCGTACCGAACCGGACCCCGCGCAGCCGGGCCGCGAAGTCGGGGCCGCCCGCGAGGTGGCGGCGGACCGAGCGCGGGTGCAGGACCTCCACGTCGGTGACGGTCCGGCCGCTGACCCAGCGCTCCAGGCCCCGGCGGACGACTTCGACCTCGGGCAGCTCGGGCACGGTGGACCACTCCAGACACGGTGAGCGTAGTACGGGAGCACGGGACCGGCTCCCCGGGACAGGGCGAACCCCCCGGTGCGCGAGGCACCGAGGGGTTCGGAGTACTGCATCAGGCGGGAGCTGCGTCCGTGTCGGGCGACGGTTCGGCAGGGGTGTCGGCGGCCCCTCCGTCGGCGGCGGACTTCTCCGCTGCCTGCCGTGCCTCAGCGGCGGCGCTGATCTCGCGCCAGGCGGACTCGGCCGCTTGCTGCTCCGCTTCCTTCTTGCTACGGCCGGTGCCGGTGCCGTACGAGACACCACCGACGCGAGCGGCAGCAGTGAAGGTCTTCTCGTGGTCCGGACCGGTCTCCGTGACGAGGTACTCGGGGACGCCGAGGCTCTCGCTCGCGGTGAGCTCCTGGAGGCTGGTCTTCCAGTCCAGGCCGGCGCCGAGGTTCGAGGACCTGTCGATCAGCGGGTCGAAGAGCCGGTGGACCAGCTCCGAGGCCGCGCCGAGGCCCTGGTCGAGATAGACCGCGCCGATCACCGCTTCGAGGGTGTCGGCGAGGATGGAAGCCTTGTCCCGGCCCCCCGTGCCCTCTTCACCGCGGCCGAGCCGGATGAAGGAGCCGAGTTCGAGGCCGCGGCCCACTTCCGCAAGCGCCCGCGAGTTGACCACCGCGGCCCGCAACTTGGCCAGCTGGCCTTCGGGCAGGTCGGGGTGGGTGCGGTACAGCGTGTCCGTGACCACCAGGCCGAGCACCGAATCCCCGAGGAATTCGAGCCGCTCGTTGGTGGGCAGGCCGCCGTTCTCGTACGCGTACGAACGGTGGGTCAGCGCACGCACCAGAAGGGCGGACTCGAGGTGATACCCGAGCCGCCCTTCCAGAAGCGTGTGGGACGAGGCTGTGTTGACGTTGTCTGCCTGCTTCTTGGCGCTGGACAACTCAGACATCGGGCCTCTCACCAGCCGCTCAGACCTCGAGGACCTGGCGCTTGTTGTAGGTGCCGCAGCTCGGGCACGCAATGTGCTGGAGCTTCGGCTCCTGGCAACGCTCGCACGAAACCAGGGTGGGGACCGCAGCCTTCCACTGCGACCGGCGGTGGCGCGTGTTGCTGCGCGACATCTTCCGCTTCGGAACAGCCACGGCTACTTCTCCTGCTTCTCGTCGACGCCCGGTTCGGCGCCGCCCATGTTGTCCTTCTCGCCGTCCTGAACGGTCTCGGCGAGTCCTTGCAGTGCCGCCCAACGGATGTCGACGGCGTCGTGGTGGTGGCCCGGGTTCTCGTCCAGCCTGATTCCGCATTCGGAACACAGACCGGCGCAGGTCTCCTTGCACACCGGCTGCATGGGCAGTGCGAGCACTACCGCGTCACGCAGCACTGACTCGAGGTCGAACAGGCCGTCCTCGAGGAAGAACCTGTCCTCGTCGTCCTCGGCGTCGTCGGCCGGGTCCGCAGGGCGGCCCCGGTCATCGGCGTCAGGGTACGAGAACATCTCCTGGAAATCCGCGTCGACCTCGACGGTCAGCGGCTCCAGACACCTTACGCACTCCCCTTCGGCGGTTGCACGGGCGGTGCCTGTGACGAGCACCCCTTCCATGACCGATTCGAGTCGGAGGTCCAGCTCCAGGGGCGCGCCTTCCGGCACACCGATGACGCCGTCGATACCGAGAACCGGTGAACCGGGAGCTTCCACCGAGCGGGAGAGCCGCTTCAGGGCACCGGGACGCCGACCCAGCTCGCGCGTATCGAACACGAGAGGGCTGCGGTGGTCGAGGTGGCCGTTCAGGGCGTTTCCTGCTTTCGAAATCATGGAGGTCGTGCTTGCTGTGGAGGGGAGAGGCCGTCTGCGGTCCATAGACGGACTGTTCTGTTCCGTAGCCGAAACGGGCAGCCGGGATCCCGGACCTATGCGCGACCGAGGATTCAGGATACTGGACGGACCGCTCAGCACCCAATCGGCCCAGGGCCTCCGCCGCCGGGGCGGGGCCCGGGGGCGGTCA is a genomic window containing:
- a CDS encoding winged helix-turn-helix transcriptional regulator gives rise to the protein MASDTDDLAFDVFSRRCPSRSTLEHATGRWGSLTLGALYEEGLRFNELRRRVDGVSEKMLSQTLHALERDGLVLREAQPVNPPRVDYELTPFGREVAGQLLGLIRLVEGRMDEVLAARSRYDEARGGR
- the mutM gene encoding bifunctional DNA-formamidopyrimidine glycosylase/DNA-(apurinic or apyrimidinic site) lyase: MPELPEVEVVRRGLERWVSGRTVTDVEVLHPRSVRRHLAGGPDFAARLRGVRFGTAMRRGKYLWVPLDEAASSLLGHLGMSGQLLVQPTDAPDEKHLRIRMRFDDALGTELRFVDQRTFGGLSLHDTTPDGLPDTIAHIARDPLDPLFDDAAFHTALRLRRTTVKRALLDQSLISGVGNIYADEALWRAKLHYDRPTATLTRPKSAELLGHARDVMNAALAQGGTSFDSLYVNVNGESGYFDRSLDAYGREGEPCRRCGTPMRRRAWMNRSSYFCPRCQRPPRASS
- the rnc gene encoding ribonuclease III; amino-acid sequence: MSELSSAKKQADNVNTASSHTLLEGRLGYHLESALLVRALTHRSYAYENGGLPTNERLEFLGDSVLGLVVTDTLYRTHPDLPEGQLAKLRAAVVNSRALAEVGRGLELGSFIRLGRGEEGTGGRDKASILADTLEAVIGAVYLDQGLGAASELVHRLFDPLIDRSSNLGAGLDWKTSLQELTASESLGVPEYLVTETGPDHEKTFTAAARVGGVSYGTGTGRSKKEAEQQAAESAWREISAAAEARQAAEKSAADGGAADTPAEPSPDTDAAPA
- the rpmF gene encoding 50S ribosomal protein L32, with product MAVPKRKMSRSNTRHRRSQWKAAVPTLVSCERCQEPKLQHIACPSCGTYNKRQVLEV
- a CDS encoding YceD family protein, translated to MISKAGNALNGHLDHRSPLVFDTRELGRRPGALKRLSRSVEAPGSPVLGIDGVIGVPEGAPLELDLRLESVMEGVLVTGTARATAEGECVRCLEPLTVEVDADFQEMFSYPDADDRGRPADPADDAEDDEDRFFLEDGLFDLESVLRDAVVLALPMQPVCKETCAGLCSECGIRLDENPGHHHDAVDIRWAALQGLAETVQDGEKDNMGGAEPGVDEKQEK